DNA sequence from the Gemmatimonadota bacterium genome:
CCCGTCCGACATCGAAGGTGACCGTGCCCGCCTTCGGCGTCGGCATCAGACCGCGGGGTCCGAGGATGCGCCCGAGCGGACCGACCTTCGACATGACGTCCGGGGTCGCGACGCAGGCGTCGAACTCGAGCCAGCCTCCCTTTATCTTGTCAACCAGTTCCAAGCCCACATGGTCGGCGCCCGCCTCGCGAGCCTCGATCTCGCGCTCGCCCTGCGTGATGACGGCGACGGTCACGGAGCGTCCGGTCCCGTTCGGAAGCACGACGGTTCCGCGCACGAGCTGATCGGCACGCCGGGGATCCACCCCGAGTCTGGTCGCGATCTCGACCGTCTCGTCAAAGCCCGCGCTGGCCATTTCCCGCACGAGGCCGATGGCCCGACCCGGAGTGCAGCGCACTCCCCGCTCCGGCAGAGTCGCCCGAGCGGCTCTGTATCTCTTGCTTTTCTTAGGCATCTTGGGTTAGCCGTGAGGGAGCCCTTCCGCGAAGCGACGGCTGGCGAAGCGCGGTACGGGCCGGAGGAGCGAAGCCTCCACGAGCGGTCCGGGAGAGATGTCCACGGGCCGCTAACCTTCGACCAGAACGCCCATGGAGCGCGCGGTGCCGGCGATCATGCGCGCGGCGGCGTCCAGGTCGGTCGCGTTCAGGTCTTCCATCTTGATCTTGGCGATATCTTCGAGCTGGGAACGGGTGATGGTTCCCACCTTGGCGCGATTCGGCTCGGCCGAACCCGATTCGAGCCGGATCGCCTGCTTGATCAGCACCGGCGCCGGCGGCGTCTTGGTGACGAAGGTGAAGGATCGGTCCGCGTAGAC
Encoded proteins:
- the rplA gene encoding 50S ribosomal protein L1, which gives rise to MPKKSKRYRAARATLPERGVRCTPGRAIGLVREMASAGFDETVEIATRLGVDPRRADQLVRGTVVLPNGTGRSVTVAVITQGEREIEAREAGADHVGLELVDKIKGGWLEFDACVATPDVMSKVGPLGRILGPRGLMPTPKAGTVTFDVGRAVKEIKAGKIEFRVDRTGNVHAPIGRVSFSAEALQENLESFMDQIVRSKPPASKGTYLKSVTLSSTMGPGVSIDPNIYRRGV
- the rplK gene encoding 50S ribosomal protein L11, with the protein product MAKKVIGFIKLQVPGGQANPAPPVGPALGQHGVNIMEFCKLFNSRTQDRQGVTTPVEITVYADRSFTFVTKTPPAPVLIKQAIRLESGSAEPNRAKVGTITRSQLEDIAKIKMEDLNATDLDAAARMIAGTARSMGVLVEG